A stretch of DNA from Allomeiothermus silvanus DSM 9946:
ACAGCTTGACCCCGGCTCGCTTTAGCCCCTCGACCCAAGCCACCAACTCGGCGGTGGGCTCGCCGCGAAACTTGTAAGGGACCACGGTATTGTCCAAATCCAGAATTACGCCTTTGAGCCCGCGCGCCTGCAGCCACTCGGGGGTGAGCTGAAAGAGCGACTCGAGCCGTTCTTTGGGCTTGAGCCGCTGTTTAGCCGCGCGCAGCGCTGACGTTAGTCCCCGGGAAGCGGTGGAGCGAAGCATAAGTCCAGTCTACCCTCCGGTTTGGACACGCCGGGTGAACCCGTCACGTCGAACCAGGCTCAGCTTAGCCGGAGAATATAAACAAGGTTCAAAGATGTAAACAGGGCTCCCATCAAGGGGCAAAACGCCGAACGCGAAACGCAAGACGTTTTCCCTCCCCGGTGTGGGGAAGAGTTATTGGTAGGGGCAGCCTGGCCCTCAGCGCTTGGCCTGGATCACCCCCCACATCCGTCCGGTTTTGCCCTGGTCGCGGCGATGGGAGAAAAAGCGGGGGTCTGCCAAAGTGCAAGCCCCCAGGGCCCAGAGGTTAGGCGGGAGGATGCCGGCCTGGGCTGCCTGGATTTTCAGGGCCCCGAGCAGGTCTAGTCGGTAACGTCCCGGCGCGTTGGGATCGGGCCAGAAGGTCTCGAGCCCAGCTTGCGCGAACCGCTCGGCTACCTCGGGTCCTACCTGGAAGTGCTGGCCGCAGATGCCGGGGCCGATGGCGACCCGGACGTCTTCCATCCGGCTGCCGTAGTGTTCGCGCATCCGCTCGAGCGCGGTGGGAAGAATCCCCGCTACCACCCCCCGCCAGCCCGCGTGGAGGGCCCCCACTGCGCCGGTGGCGGGGTCTTCCAGCAGCACCGGGTAGCAGTCCGCCACCCCCACCCGTAAAAGCAAACCCGGCGTAGTCGTCAGCAGACCGTCGCCCTCCCAGGTTCCCGGACCGCTGACGGCGTGAACGATGCCGCTATGGATCTGGTTGAGGGCCGCCACGGGTGGGTGACCAAACACCTCAAGCACCCGGCGCTGGTTCTCGGCCACCTTCTGAGGGTCGTCGCCGGTGGCCGAAGAGAGGTTGAGGCTGGCAAAAGGGCCGCTCGAGACCCCACCTTCGCGGGTAGTGAAGCCGTGGGGGGCCTCGAGGAGGGGAGAGGTTATCACGCCTCGAGTCTAACTGCCTAGTGGAAATAAATAGTGGACAAACTTTGTAATCTTAGGTGCAATTCCCGCGGCCTCGAGCCGGTATGTTTGCGAAATGAGTGACCGTAACCAACTCCGCTTCAACCAAACCCTGCTCACCGTACTGGTTCCCGGTGCGCTCCTCCTACAGCAACCTTGGGTGGTAGGAGTTTTGTTCGTGCTGATGGTATCGCAGCACCTGCCTTACGACCTGATGGCTCTACTCAAGCGAGTCCTTCGGATTCCCCGCCAACCCGTGGACGAAGACCCCCGCCCACACCGCTTCGCCCGCACCGTAGGGGCGGTATTTTTGGGACTCTCCGGGTTGCTGTTTCTGCTCGGGGTGCCGGTGGCGGGGTGGGGGTTGGCGATCATCGTGGCCCTGCTTGCTGCTATCAACCTGACCACGGGCTTTTGCCTGGGCTGCTTTTTGTATTTTCAGTTGCGGCTGCTGCGGTTTCGCCTGGGGGCACGCTGATTGGCGATAAGCCATTCAGGCCAACCGTTTCCCGTACTTGCGCCGGATGTACTCCTCGACCATGGCCATGAAGTCCTCAGCGATGGTGTCGCCCTGGAGGGTGGCCTTGAGCTGCCCATCCACGTAGACCGGAGCCCGCGGGTGCTCGCCGGTTCCCGGTAGCGAGATGCCGATATGGGCGTGCTTAGATTCGCCGGGGCCATTCACTACGCAGCCCATCACCGCAACCTTGAGGTTCTCCACACCCGGGTACTGGGTGCGCCAGAGGGGCATCTGCTCGGCAAGGCGCTGGGAAACCTGGAGGGCGAGCTCCTGGAAGAAGCTGCTGGTGGTGCGTCCGCAGCCGGGGCAGCTCGCCACCGAGGGCATGAACTGGCGCACCCCGATGCTCTGGAGGATTTCCAAGGCGACCTCGACCTCCTTGGTGCGCGGCTCGCCGGGGGCCGGGGTGATCGAGACCCGGATAGTGTCGCCGATCCCCTCGCTGAGGAGGGGGACCAGACCTGCCGTACTGGTCACGATCCCGCTCACGCCCATCCCGGCCTCGGTGAGGCCTAAGTGGAGCGGGGCGGGGGTGCGCTTGGCGAGTTCGCGGTACACCCACCATAAATCGGGGGCGTTGGAAATCTTGGCCGAGAGGATGATCTTGTCTTCGCTGAGGCCATATTTGAGCGCCCAGTCGTAGCTTCGGACGGCGGACTCGACGATGGTCTCGAGTGTCACCTGGTGGGCATCCAGGGGCTCGGGCCGCCGTGCGTTGACATCCATCATCTCCTCGAGCAATCCCTGGTCGAGCGAGCCCCAGTTCACCCCGATCCGCACCGGTTTACCGAACTCGAGGGCTACCTCGCACATGGTCTTGAAGTTGGGGTCTTGCTGTTTACCCTTGCCCACCGTGCCGGGGTTGATGCGGTACTTGTCGAGCGCCAAGGCCATCTGGGGGTATTTGCGCAGCAGGATATGGCCGTTGAAGTGAAAATCGCCCACCAGCGGCACCGTGATGCCCAGATCGGCTAAGCGGCGTTTGATCTCGGGAACGGCCTGGGCGGCCTCGTCGTTGTTGACGGTCATCCGCACTATTTCTGAACCGGCTTTAGCCAGCGCCCAGACCTGGCCCACGGTGGCTTCCACATCGGCGGTGTCGGTGTTGGTCATGCTTTGGACCGCTACCGGATGGTCGCCCCCCACGGGCACCGGACCTACCCAGACGGTCGGGGTTTTACGCCTCGTCACTTGCATCACCTTAGCATTCTGCCACTGAAGCGTCAGGCCGAATGG
This window harbors:
- the pgeF gene encoding peptidoglycan editing factor PgeF; translation: MITSPLLEAPHGFTTREGGVSSGPFASLNLSSATGDDPQKVAENQRRVLEVFGHPPVAALNQIHSGIVHAVSGPGTWEGDGLLTTTPGLLLRVGVADCYPVLLEDPATGAVGALHAGWRGVVAGILPTALERMREHYGSRMEDVRVAIGPGICGQHFQVGPEVAERFAQAGLETFWPDPNAPGRYRLDLLGALKIQAAQAGILPPNLWALGACTLADPRFFSHRRDQGKTGRMWGVIQAKR
- a CDS encoding DUF4395 domain-containing protein — translated: MSDRNQLRFNQTLLTVLVPGALLLQQPWVVGVLFVLMVSQHLPYDLMALLKRVLRIPRQPVDEDPRPHRFARTVGAVFLGLSGLLFLLGVPVAGWGLAIIVALLAAINLTTGFCLGCFLYFQLRLLRFRLGAR
- the ispG gene encoding flavodoxin-dependent (E)-4-hydroxy-3-methylbut-2-enyl-diphosphate synthase; this translates as MQVTRRKTPTVWVGPVPVGGDHPVAVQSMTNTDTADVEATVGQVWALAKAGSEIVRMTVNNDEAAQAVPEIKRRLADLGITVPLVGDFHFNGHILLRKYPQMALALDKYRINPGTVGKGKQQDPNFKTMCEVALEFGKPVRIGVNWGSLDQGLLEEMMDVNARRPEPLDAHQVTLETIVESAVRSYDWALKYGLSEDKIILSAKISNAPDLWWVYRELAKRTPAPLHLGLTEAGMGVSGIVTSTAGLVPLLSEGIGDTIRVSITPAPGEPRTKEVEVALEILQSIGVRQFMPSVASCPGCGRTTSSFFQELALQVSQRLAEQMPLWRTQYPGVENLKVAVMGCVVNGPGESKHAHIGISLPGTGEHPRAPVYVDGQLKATLQGDTIAEDFMAMVEEYIRRKYGKRLA